A single window of Nocardia sp. NBC_01327 DNA harbors:
- a CDS encoding DUF397 domain-containing protein: MIWGCRSDSRELPCGTHALNGRRSATVYGRASSSVRESSLSSVRPTLDASRRTTWRKSSFSGDGGGGNCVEVKFSGCSVLIRDSKYLRDPANDPARQPVVAVPLQEWDVFLRMAVDATLVLPGLRGQRSR, encoded by the coding sequence ATGATCTGGGGGTGTCGCTCCGATTCGAGGGAATTGCCTTGCGGTACACACGCGTTGAATGGGCGGCGTTCTGCGACGGTATACGGGCGGGCGAGTTCGTCTGTGCGTGAGAGCAGTCTCAGCTCGGTTCGGCCAACTCTGGACGCGTCACGACGTACGACCTGGCGAAAAAGCAGTTTCAGCGGCGACGGCGGCGGCGGAAACTGCGTCGAGGTCAAGTTCTCTGGTTGCTCAGTACTGATTCGGGACAGCAAGTACCTGCGGGATCCGGCGAATGACCCAGCACGTCAGCCGGTCGTTGCGGTTCCGCTGCAGGAGTGGGATGTGTTTCTGCGGATGGCCGTTGATGCCACGTTGGTGTTGCCCGGCCTACGCGGTCAAAGATCGAGGTAG
- a CDS encoding endonuclease domain-containing protein — MAATNALSEPERLFARAVAQRRVRLLANHSVGPYVCDFVHRRSRTIVEIDGREFHSGAAAFRRDRQRQNWLVLQGWLVLRYAAADIYQQLERSADEVVAVIHDRGRRR; from the coding sequence ATGGCTGCGACCAATGCGTTGTCTGAGCCGGAGCGGCTATTCGCCAGGGCGGTTGCGCAGCGGCGGGTGCGGCTGTTGGCCAATCATTCTGTCGGGCCTTATGTGTGCGACTTCGTGCATAGGCGGTCGCGGACGATTGTCGAGATCGATGGGCGGGAATTCCACAGTGGGGCGGCGGCATTCCGGCGGGATCGGCAGCGACAGAATTGGTTGGTGCTGCAAGGGTGGTTGGTGCTGCGGTATGCGGCGGCCGATATCTACCAACAGCTGGAGCGGTCCGCTGATGAGGTGGTCGCTGTCATACACGACCGGGGTAGGCGGCGGTGA
- a CDS encoding MbtH family protein produces the protein MSNPFDDEDAQFYVLVNEEAQHSLWPVFATIPGGWTIAHGPAPRWACLEYVESHWTDMRPKSLADFMASEAE, from the coding sequence ATGAGCAATCCATTCGACGATGAAGACGCTCAGTTCTATGTGCTGGTCAACGAGGAGGCCCAGCACTCGCTGTGGCCGGTGTTCGCGACCATCCCCGGCGGCTGGACCATCGCGCACGGCCCGGCTCCGCGCTGGGCCTGCCTGGAGTACGTCGAGTCGCACTGGACGGATATGCGTCCGAAATCACTCGCGGACTTCATGGCCAGTGAAGCCGAATAG